A portion of the Manihot esculenta cultivar AM560-2 chromosome 2, M.esculenta_v8, whole genome shotgun sequence genome contains these proteins:
- the LOC122721229 gene encoding probable GABA transporter 2 produces MAHPPQLDPFPESRLEVDAGAAFVLESKGKWWHAGFHLTTAIAGPSILTLPYAFRGLGWGLGCFCLTVMGVVTFYSYCLMSKVLDCCEKAGRRHLRFRELATDVLGSGWMFYFVIFIQTAINTGVSIGAILLAGECIQIMYSNLSPNGSLKLYEFIAMMTAVMVVLSQLPSFHSLRHLNMASLLLSLGYTFLVVGACIHAGLSKSAPKKDYTLESSETARVFNAFTSISIIAAIFGNGILPEIQATLAPPATGKMVKGLLMCYSVILVTFYSAAVSGYWVFGNKSNSNILKSLMPDEGPSLAPTWVLDLGLVFVLLQLFAIGLVYSQVAYEIMEKQSADVKQGMFSKRNLIPRLILRTLYVTFCGFMAAMLPFFGDINGVVGAIGFIPLDFVLPMLLYNMTYKPQKSSLTYWINISIIIVFTGAGIIGAFSSIRMLVLDAYKFKLFSSDVVD; encoded by the exons ATGGCCCATCCTCCACAACTTGATCCTTTCCCTGAGTCCCGCCTCGAAGTCGACGCCGGTGCAGCCTTCGTTCTCGAATCAAAAG gcaaGTGGTGGCACGCCGGGTTCCATTTGACGACGGCGATAGCGGGGCCTTCAATTTTGACGTTACCATACGCATTCAGAGGGTTGGGTTGGGGCTTGGGCTGCTTCTGCTTAACGGTGATGGGAGTCGTCACCTTCTACTCTTACTGTCTCATGTCCAAGGTGCTCGATTGCTGTGAGAAGGCCGGTCGCCGCCATTTACGCTTCCGAGAGTTAGCCACCGATGTTTTAG GCTCTGGTTGGATGTTTTATTTTGTCATATTTATTCAAACAGCCATCAACACTGGAGTTAGTATCGGAGCAATTTTGCTTGCAGGGGAATGCATTCAG atcatgtattcaAACCTCTCTCCCAATGGATCCCTGAAATTGTACGAGTTCATAGCAATGATGACAGCAGTAATGGTTGTTCTATCGCAGCTTCCATCCTTCCACTCCCTCAGACACCTCAACATGGCTTCACTGCTTCTCAGTTTGGGCTACACTTTCCTTGTTGTTGGTGCTTGTATTCATGCAG GTCTCTCAAAAAGTGCCCCTAAAAAGGATTACACGCTAGAATCTTCCGAGACTGCAAGGGTTTTCAATGCCTTCACTTCCATCTCCATAATAGCTGCTATTTTCGGGAATGGAATACTGCCTGAAATACAA GCAACTTTGGCTCCCCCTGCTACTGGAAAGATGGTGAAGGGCCTTTTAATGTGTTATAGTGTTATTCTGGTTACGTTCTACTCAGCTGCAGTATCCGGATATTGGGTGTTCGGAAACAAATCCAACTCCAACATTCTCAAAAGCCTAATGCCGGACGAGGGACCTTCCTTGGCTCCAACATGGGTGCTTGACCTTGGACTCGTTTTTGTACTACTTCAGCTCTTTGCCATTGGCCTG GTATATTCTCAAGTAGCGTATGAGATAATGGAAAAGCAATCAGCTGATGTGAAGCAAGGAATGTTTTCCAAAAGGAACCTGATTCCTAGGCTAATTCTTCGGACTCTTTATGTGACATTCTGTGGATTTATGGCAGCTATGCTTCCATTCTTTGGAGACATAAATGGAGTTGTTGGAGCTATAGGATTTATCCCTCTAGATTTTGTCCTCCCAATGCTTCTCTACAACATGACCTACAAGCCTCAAAAATCATCCCTTACCTATTGGATCAACATCTCTATTATAATAGTGTTTACAGGAGCAGGAATTATAGGAGCATTCTCCTCTATAAGGATGTTGGTTCTTGATGCTTATAAGTTCAAGCTCTTTAGCAGTGATGTGGTTGATTAA